One window from the genome of Gimesia aquarii encodes:
- a CDS encoding Flp family type IVb pilin → MKNIFTQLMNDEAGFIVSAELVLISSIAVLAMIVGLSEVALNVNNELEDVGSAFSCIDQSFKLKHAHGHKACTESSSFYDSSDFCAGQWDVE, encoded by the coding sequence ATGAAAAACATCTTTACTCAACTGATGAACGACGAAGCCGGATTTATTGTTTCTGCCGAGCTTGTTTTGATTTCCAGTATCGCCGTTCTGGCAATGATCGTCGGACTGTCTGAAGTTGCTTTAAACGTCAACAATGAACTCGAAGATGTGGGCAGTGCCTTCTCCTGCATCGATCAGTCTTTCAAACTCAAACATGCACATGGTCACAAAGCCTGCACCGAATCAAGCAGCTTTTACGATTCGTCTGACTTCTGTGCTGGTCAGTGGGACGTTGAATAA
- a CDS encoding branched-chain amino acid aminotransferase: MKTVLIQLMNDEAGFIISSELVLVSTIAVLAMIVGLSEVAHNINQELEDVGSAFGRVNQSFYVSGASGHKGYTFGSDFNDRVDFCDSQNDIVCDRGPVREGRGYNN; the protein is encoded by the coding sequence ATGAAAACCGTGTTGATTCAACTGATGAACGACGAGGCCGGATTTATTATCTCTTCCGAGCTAGTGCTCGTTTCAACAATTGCCGTATTGGCCATGATTGTAGGGCTGAGCGAAGTCGCTCACAACATTAACCAGGAACTGGAAGATGTTGGTAGTGCATTTGGTCGGGTCAACCAGAGCTTCTATGTTTCCGGTGCCTCAGGCCACAAGGGCTATACGTTTGGAAGTGATTTCAATGATCGGGTTGATTTCTGTGACAGTCAAAACGACATCGTTTGTGACCGTGGCCCTGTTCGTGAAGGACGAGGTTACAACAACTAA
- a CDS encoding Gfo/Idh/MocA family protein, whose translation MKDSNRTVRWGILGTARIAEKISIAIHQAENAELTCIASRDSQRAADWAQKHHVKRSVGSYEALLADSEIDAVYIPLPPSLHGEWTVRAARAGKHVLCEKPLALNVNQAREMRRVCLENQVQLMDGVMWYHHPRAREILQKIRSDALGEHRRFTSAFTICWDNIPENDLRLQRDLGGGSLGDLGWYCIGATLWAFNELPQKVFGTSRSYEDNDVDYNFSGTMWFSKDRIASFDCGFDVCMRKWFEIAGTKASLVCNDFTRPWDNGRPKFFINDAQGNSIKYETEDPLQETCMINHFCDIIRSGRLEQQWSDLGINTQRVLNAIDYSARTEQVVNLADFFPQ comes from the coding sequence ATGAAAGACTCAAATCGAACTGTGCGCTGGGGAATCTTAGGCACTGCTCGTATTGCAGAAAAAATTAGTATCGCGATTCATCAAGCTGAGAATGCTGAGCTCACATGCATTGCGAGTCGTGACTCTCAAAGAGCCGCTGATTGGGCACAAAAACATCATGTCAAACGTAGCGTAGGCAGTTATGAAGCGCTTTTGGCTGATTCAGAAATTGATGCAGTTTATATTCCTCTGCCTCCCTCTTTACATGGTGAATGGACTGTCCGAGCAGCAAGGGCCGGTAAACATGTCCTTTGTGAGAAACCATTGGCATTAAATGTCAATCAGGCACGAGAAATGCGCCGAGTTTGTTTAGAGAATCAAGTTCAACTGATGGATGGTGTCATGTGGTACCATCATCCACGAGCACGTGAAATCCTCCAAAAAATTCGTAGTGATGCACTTGGCGAACACCGCCGTTTTACTTCTGCATTTACTATCTGCTGGGACAACATTCCTGAAAATGATTTACGCCTCCAGCGAGACTTGGGTGGTGGTTCTCTGGGAGATCTTGGCTGGTATTGTATTGGCGCTACACTATGGGCTTTTAACGAACTACCGCAAAAAGTTTTTGGTACATCGCGCTCATATGAAGATAACGATGTCGATTACAATTTTTCAGGTACCATGTGGTTCAGTAAAGATCGAATTGCTTCTTTTGATTGCGGTTTTGATGTCTGCATGCGTAAGTGGTTTGAAATTGCCGGCACCAAAGCATCCTTAGTTTGCAATGACTTCACACGCCCCTGGGATAATGGCAGGCCTAAGTTTTTTATCAATGATGCTCAAGGGAATTCCATTAAGTACGAAACTGAAGATCCACTCCAAGAAACGTGTATGATCAATCATTTTTGTGATATTATTCGCTCGGGTCGATTGGAACAGCAATGGTCAGATCTGGGAATTAATACACAAAGGGTTCTTAATGCGATTGATTACTCTGCTCGTACAGAACAAGTCGTAAATCTGGCTGATTTCTTCCCTCAATAA
- a CDS encoding chromo domain-containing protein, translating to MVKRIQLLMTLGIFFSVVWVGSNPAEGTPRNRMITTLTLKPDVPQVKLFEGIESQKLSVRVAPVSAYKSSVFIKNLTQQPITVKIPDAVSSVHVLKQVDPNNGFLQALQNNPQQQTGNSQSVGGNLTPVGNNQNFDFQGLFTIPPEKTVRLRLQSVCLEHGKPSPSSLKTYELRPIETQVQDKALILLLKKFNPRYDDWEMMQAIAWHLSSHMDWQELAKQRKHRTVAGGVPLFSTAQLLTAKKIVEMAKVEVTRKKTAKENPIYTNLKTDYDPASTFSRTSNRRK from the coding sequence ATGGTCAAACGAATACAGCTACTCATGACATTGGGGATCTTCTTTTCCGTAGTCTGGGTTGGGAGTAATCCTGCTGAGGGCACACCTCGTAATCGTATGATTACAACATTGACATTGAAACCCGATGTGCCACAAGTCAAATTATTTGAGGGGATTGAAAGTCAGAAATTGAGTGTCAGAGTGGCACCTGTCAGTGCTTACAAGTCATCCGTTTTTATTAAGAATCTGACACAACAGCCGATCACAGTAAAAATTCCCGATGCTGTCTCATCTGTCCATGTTCTCAAGCAGGTGGACCCCAATAATGGTTTTTTACAGGCGCTTCAGAATAACCCTCAACAACAAACAGGGAATAGTCAATCAGTGGGAGGAAATCTCACTCCTGTAGGAAATAACCAGAACTTTGATTTTCAAGGCCTGTTCACGATCCCGCCAGAAAAGACAGTACGATTACGTTTGCAGTCAGTGTGTTTGGAGCATGGGAAGCCAAGTCCCTCCAGCCTCAAGACGTACGAGCTGCGACCTATTGAAACCCAGGTTCAAGACAAGGCGCTGATCTTATTACTCAAAAAGTTTAACCCTCGCTACGACGACTGGGAAATGATGCAGGCTATCGCATGGCATTTATCGAGCCATATGGACTGGCAGGAACTTGCTAAACAAAGAAAACACCGTACTGTTGCCGGTGGTGTTCCCCTTTTCTCAACAGCTCAATTATTGACTGCAAAAAAAATCGTCGAAATGGCAAAAGTGGAAGTGACCAGGAAAAAAACAGCAAAAGAAAATCCGATCTATACGAACTTAAAAACCGATTATGATCCGGCTTCAACATTTAGTAGAACCAGCAATAGAAGAAAGTAA
- the ettA gene encoding energy-dependent translational throttle protein EttA produces the protein MAQQYIMQLEDVTKVYEQKEVLKDIWLSFFPGAKIGVLGTNGAGKSTLLKIMAGEDTNFSGDARPAKGIKIGYFKQEPDLDPNQTVDECIAEAVSESQAILDRYNEVNLKFGEDPSPEEMEKLIEEQARLQDQIDAANLWELDRTLEIAMDAMRVAPGESIIGNLSGGEQRRVALCKILLQNPDLLLLDEPTNHLDAESVAWLERFLHSFQGTVVAITHDRYFLDNVAGWILELERGRGIPFEGNYSSWLEQKQARLKVEEKQESKRQKFLKRELEWVRMSPKAQASKNKARIQRYEELAAEDYEKQDDASDIQIPISKPLGSRVLIAENLSKSFGDKLLFENFTFELPRGGIVGVIGPNGAGKTTLFKMIMGLEKPDSGTLELGETVQLSYVDQSRDALNPKKTVYEEISQGHEHLVVGKSSIHARTYVGRFNFKGPDQQKLVGELSGGERNRVHMAKLLRSGGNLLLLDEPTNDLDVDTLRSLEEGLEHYSGCALVVSHDRWFLDRLATHIIAFEGDSTVRWFEGNYKMYEAKRHEELGKDADSPHRLQFKPLSR, from the coding sequence ATGGCACAACAATATATTATGCAATTGGAAGACGTCACCAAAGTCTATGAACAGAAAGAAGTTCTGAAAGATATTTGGCTTTCGTTTTTCCCCGGTGCAAAAATTGGTGTTTTAGGTACCAATGGCGCAGGTAAAAGTACGCTCCTGAAAATCATGGCAGGAGAAGATACCAATTTCTCTGGCGATGCCCGCCCCGCGAAAGGAATTAAAATAGGTTACTTTAAACAGGAACCAGATTTAGATCCCAATCAGACGGTCGATGAATGTATCGCAGAAGCAGTCTCTGAATCACAGGCAATTTTAGATCGATATAATGAGGTCAATCTAAAATTCGGAGAAGATCCCTCTCCCGAAGAAATGGAAAAACTGATTGAAGAACAGGCAAGACTTCAAGATCAAATTGACGCAGCTAATCTATGGGAACTTGATCGAACGTTGGAAATTGCGATGGATGCCATGCGGGTTGCCCCCGGTGAATCAATAATCGGAAATCTGTCTGGTGGTGAACAACGTCGTGTCGCCCTCTGCAAAATATTATTACAAAACCCTGACCTATTACTCTTAGATGAACCGACTAACCACCTTGACGCAGAATCGGTTGCCTGGTTGGAACGTTTCCTACATAGTTTCCAAGGTACAGTTGTGGCCATCACCCATGATCGCTACTTCCTCGACAATGTCGCTGGCTGGATACTGGAATTGGAACGAGGCAGAGGTATTCCGTTTGAAGGCAATTATTCATCTTGGCTGGAACAGAAACAGGCCCGATTGAAAGTAGAGGAAAAACAGGAATCCAAACGTCAGAAGTTTCTCAAGAGAGAACTGGAATGGGTTCGCATGTCTCCTAAAGCACAGGCTTCTAAAAATAAAGCACGCATCCAGCGTTATGAAGAACTTGCCGCAGAAGATTACGAAAAACAAGACGATGCTTCCGATATTCAAATCCCAATTTCCAAACCTCTAGGAAGTAGAGTACTCATTGCAGAAAATCTCTCAAAGTCCTTTGGTGACAAACTCCTCTTCGAAAACTTTACTTTTGAATTACCACGAGGTGGGATTGTCGGCGTGATCGGCCCCAATGGTGCAGGAAAAACGACTTTGTTCAAAATGATTATGGGCTTGGAGAAACCTGATAGTGGAACTTTAGAACTGGGAGAGACTGTCCAATTATCGTACGTGGATCAAAGTCGAGATGCTTTGAATCCAAAGAAAACTGTCTATGAAGAAATATCACAAGGTCATGAACATTTGGTAGTTGGCAAGTCCAGCATCCATGCCAGAACCTATGTAGGTCGCTTCAATTTCAAAGGCCCTGATCAACAAAAGTTGGTAGGAGAACTTTCTGGTGGTGAACGTAATCGCGTCCACATGGCAAAATTGCTTCGTTCAGGCGGCAATCTCCTTCTTCTTGACGAACCGACTAACGACCTCGATGTAGACACACTTCGTTCATTAGAAGAAGGTCTGGAACACTATAGTGGATGCGCACTCGTAGTGAGCCACGACCGTTGGTTCCTGGATCGTTTAGCGACACACATTATCGCTTTTGAAGGAGATAGCACAGTTCGATGGTTTGAAGGAAACTACAAAATGTACGAAGCCAAACGTCATGAGGAACTTGGTAAAGATGCGGACTCTCCTCACCGACTTCAGTTCAAACCACTTTCACGCTAG
- a CDS encoding DUF2079 domain-containing protein, which translates to MNQTTTPPSQFDSRRFTYALLCVLLGSGAVTLSIQSILSNLNIATLYVSATLWQDLVRNWSGTIEPTTQSALIPFFPLMGYLLIISITTWGIGSFLISKVCGSSLSMAFTNWGWKGFRWWLLPAAWELLRITAFVMGWTSLESLLLATSQFWFSLTIAGWMATFASLIFPVSYFELTPESLEAKRTQTIKIPFGAWLMIGLFVSLFTFMNWRLYEGLLIPHGDSAMYEEHLWNITHGKGFRSYLDQGLFWGEHIQFIHLLLLPLYQLWPSHLLLELCESLALAIGAIPLYRMAVRHSHSTMIGKAMVAAYLCYFPLQFLDIAIDLKTFRPISLGVPALLFALDAIEQKRWKSAILLLALTLTAKEDYAIILGPLGLWIAYQQWQESKQDNTTTKPGLFKVLTPGISLSLFAVIYLSFVVKILIPWFRSGEQVHYVGYFSKFGSSLGEVVQNILFNPSLLFGELVRPDTFIYGLALIVPLGFLPLFSPSRLLVAAPLFGLLCLNELAHDPRHHFHAPIVPILCWAAAIGLGNIPLFIERCSLKTKVTAAQTFATHFTWCSAIATGLFFSLGPTGLVFWDSGSNWYWKKLYLPGERAKQFTKVIPLIPRESRVASTDFVHPRFTHHARSYDYSDYRRKVNDYRSGVPADTDYIIIDTQHPYSQIKSPDQIPEYKNAPNQWELIPDQTDGHFIILKRKSETN; encoded by the coding sequence ATGAACCAAACAACCACCCCACCTTCGCAATTTGATAGCCGACGATTTACTTATGCGCTGCTTTGTGTCCTGCTGGGAAGTGGTGCTGTCACATTATCAATTCAGTCTATACTCAGCAATTTAAACATTGCTACGTTATACGTTAGTGCGACGCTCTGGCAGGACCTCGTTCGAAATTGGTCTGGTACAATCGAACCAACCACTCAATCAGCTCTGATCCCGTTTTTCCCTTTGATGGGTTATCTATTAATCATATCCATTACAACATGGGGTATTGGATCATTTCTCATTTCCAAAGTGTGTGGCTCCTCTCTAAGCATGGCGTTTACAAACTGGGGCTGGAAAGGCTTCCGCTGGTGGTTGCTGCCAGCAGCCTGGGAACTGCTCCGCATCACAGCTTTCGTTATGGGCTGGACCAGCTTGGAAAGCCTCTTATTGGCGACATCACAATTCTGGTTTTCTCTCACTATCGCAGGTTGGATGGCTACGTTTGCCTCTCTAATCTTTCCCGTTTCTTATTTTGAACTCACTCCAGAATCACTGGAAGCAAAACGGACACAAACAATCAAGATCCCTTTCGGAGCATGGCTCATGATAGGGTTGTTTGTCTCTCTATTCACATTTATGAACTGGAGACTGTATGAAGGTTTGCTGATCCCGCATGGTGACTCTGCCATGTATGAAGAACATCTCTGGAACATCACACATGGAAAAGGGTTTCGCAGTTACCTGGACCAGGGATTATTCTGGGGAGAACACATTCAGTTCATCCACCTGCTTTTACTTCCTCTCTATCAGCTTTGGCCTTCTCACCTACTATTGGAACTGTGTGAGTCACTGGCATTAGCAATCGGCGCTATCCCACTCTACCGGATGGCTGTACGTCACAGTCATTCAACCATGATTGGCAAAGCAATGGTGGCTGCATACTTATGCTATTTTCCTTTACAGTTTCTTGATATTGCGATCGACTTAAAAACATTTCGCCCCATTTCATTAGGAGTTCCCGCCCTGCTCTTTGCGCTGGATGCGATTGAACAAAAACGCTGGAAATCTGCTATTCTTTTGCTGGCACTTACATTAACTGCCAAAGAAGATTATGCCATCATTCTCGGACCGTTAGGACTCTGGATTGCATATCAACAATGGCAAGAAAGTAAACAGGACAACACCACAACAAAACCAGGTCTTTTCAAAGTTCTTACCCCCGGAATCAGTCTCTCCCTTTTTGCGGTTATTTATCTGTCATTCGTCGTGAAAATTCTCATTCCCTGGTTCCGTAGTGGTGAACAAGTTCACTATGTGGGGTACTTCAGTAAATTTGGAAGTTCTCTCGGTGAAGTAGTACAGAATATACTATTCAATCCATCCTTATTGTTCGGTGAATTAGTTCGGCCCGACACTTTTATCTACGGATTGGCTCTGATCGTACCGTTAGGTTTTCTTCCTTTGTTTTCTCCTAGTCGGTTACTTGTAGCGGCACCACTCTTTGGTTTACTTTGCTTGAATGAATTAGCACATGACCCTCGCCACCACTTCCATGCTCCCATAGTCCCCATACTGTGTTGGGCGGCGGCAATTGGATTAGGAAATATCCCTCTTTTTATAGAACGATGCTCATTAAAAACCAAGGTTACTGCCGCACAGACATTCGCGACTCACTTCACATGGTGCTCTGCCATCGCAACGGGACTTTTTTTCAGCTTGGGTCCTACGGGGTTGGTTTTCTGGGATTCCGGATCTAACTGGTACTGGAAAAAACTTTATCTTCCCGGAGAGCGCGCGAAACAATTCACAAAAGTGATTCCACTCATCCCACGGGAAAGTCGAGTTGCCTCCACTGACTTTGTTCATCCCCGTTTTACACATCATGCTCGATCTTATGACTACAGTGACTATCGTCGAAAAGTAAATGATTACCGATCAGGTGTGCCCGCTGACACTGATTATATCATTATCGATACACAACACCCCTATAGCCAAATCAAGTCCCCCGATCAGATCCCGGAATATAAAAATGCGCCTAATCAATGGGAGCTGATCCCAGATCAGACAGATGGACATTTTATAATTCTCAAACGTAAATCAGAAACGAATTGA
- a CDS encoding nucleoside 2-deoxyribosyltransferase, translating to MKHSNEQIRVYCAGPLFNRSERQEMTSIADLLSDSGYSVYLPHRDGMEFRLVLDVLVERNWDAPMAAQFLHEAIFALDVYQLVIECEAMVWNLNGRTPDEGAVSEAAMAWMLGKPLIAYQDDVRSLIQGRVNPLLVGMIDFESIDQIEQIPSALSVAIMQQDLRPELQVSLLPSKVQAAVKSGRVLWEALCAEGAQEDNEMIASVVEDLFAPNDRSTLLA from the coding sequence ATGAAACATTCTAATGAGCAGATTCGTGTTTATTGCGCTGGTCCTTTATTTAATCGATCTGAACGTCAAGAGATGACGTCTATTGCCGACCTATTGTCTGATTCTGGTTACTCAGTATATCTGCCTCATCGTGATGGAATGGAGTTTCGCCTAGTCTTAGATGTTTTAGTCGAACGAAACTGGGATGCTCCTATGGCAGCTCAATTCTTACATGAAGCCATTTTTGCCTTGGATGTTTATCAATTAGTCATTGAGTGCGAGGCAATGGTTTGGAATTTAAATGGACGTACACCCGATGAAGGTGCCGTTTCAGAAGCGGCTATGGCCTGGATGTTGGGAAAACCATTGATTGCCTATCAAGATGATGTTCGTTCATTGATTCAGGGACGTGTCAATCCACTTTTGGTGGGTATGATAGATTTTGAATCGATTGATCAGATCGAACAGATTCCCAGTGCATTGTCTGTTGCTATTATGCAGCAAGATCTCCGACCCGAGTTACAAGTCTCTTTATTACCCTCAAAAGTTCAGGCGGCAGTCAAATCTGGACGAGTCTTATGGGAAGCACTGTGCGCAGAAGGTGCACAGGAAGATAATGAAATGATTGCCTCAGTTGTCGAAGACCTGTTTGCTCCCAATGATCGATCGACACTACTGGCCTGA
- a CDS encoding HD domain-containing protein — protein sequence MNHPYVAIPEISNLQSGSGLVRIPYQQDVPFTDRVRALVDTTEFRRLSHITQLGFTALVYPGATHTRFEHALGVYQNSLQYLWQLGKDARFSATIDVHTAEVLIVAALLHDLGHWPFCHLIEDMSLEGIPRHEMFAREFLSDQHELAGILRTEWGIEPEEVLDILVPRSDTTEMRLVRSILSGPIDIDKMDYLDRDSLHAGVPYGRNFDKNRLVHSLMVNEAGDGLAIGSKGKTAAELMVFARYVMFSEVYWHHAVRSASTMFARAFYHLYQKLDLSEYFKLTEADSISVLREQAKGTLCERLVEGIFSTKRILYKRIAEYSYYESSDVFELIAHQPVSSLVIWSENLSKRLSQRLNQPVSSTDILIDAPPTHREVEFNVEIYSSREAKYQPLHIVSPVVDTLAQKQFDDFVKRVRVFVHPQIAEYCADMSDFEDLLLKSVQETN from the coding sequence ATGAATCATCCTTATGTTGCGATTCCGGAAATTTCGAACTTACAGTCTGGTAGTGGCTTAGTTCGCATTCCTTATCAGCAGGATGTTCCATTTACGGACCGTGTTCGTGCACTCGTCGATACAACTGAGTTTCGTAGATTATCTCATATAACCCAGTTGGGGTTTACTGCCCTGGTTTATCCGGGAGCGACGCACACACGTTTCGAGCATGCATTAGGGGTCTATCAAAATTCATTACAGTACCTTTGGCAGTTAGGGAAAGACGCTCGCTTCTCTGCTACAATCGATGTACATACCGCTGAGGTTTTAATTGTCGCAGCTTTACTACACGATTTGGGACATTGGCCATTTTGTCATTTAATTGAAGATATGTCCTTGGAAGGAATTCCCCGACATGAAATGTTCGCTAGAGAATTTCTGTCTGATCAACACGAATTAGCAGGAATTTTGAGAACAGAGTGGGGGATCGAACCCGAAGAGGTTTTAGATATTTTGGTCCCTCGATCAGATACCACAGAGATGCGACTGGTTCGATCTATTTTATCGGGTCCCATTGATATTGATAAGATGGATTATCTGGACCGCGACAGTTTGCATGCCGGGGTGCCCTATGGTCGTAACTTTGATAAGAATCGCTTGGTTCATTCATTGATGGTTAATGAAGCCGGCGATGGTTTGGCCATTGGTTCCAAAGGAAAAACTGCAGCGGAGTTAATGGTATTTGCCCGGTATGTTATGTTTAGCGAAGTCTATTGGCACCATGCGGTTCGCTCCGCTAGCACAATGTTTGCCCGCGCTTTTTATCATCTCTATCAGAAGCTTGATTTGTCTGAGTATTTTAAGTTAACAGAAGCGGATTCTATTTCTGTATTACGAGAACAGGCCAAAGGCACATTATGTGAAAGACTGGTTGAAGGTATTTTCAGTACGAAACGCATATTGTATAAACGAATTGCTGAATATAGCTATTATGAATCATCCGATGTTTTTGAGTTGATCGCGCATCAACCAGTTTCTTCGTTGGTAATATGGAGCGAAAACTTATCGAAACGGCTTTCTCAGCGCTTAAATCAGCCCGTTTCTTCAACCGATATTTTAATTGACGCACCACCCACACATCGTGAAGTCGAATTTAATGTTGAGATTTATTCGTCACGTGAAGCGAAATACCAACCTCTGCATATAGTGTCTCCCGTCGTTGATACATTGGCTCAGAAGCAATTTGATGATTTTGTGAAGCGCGTTCGTGTATTTGTTCATCCTCAAATTGCAGAGTATTGTGCGGACATGAGCGATTTCGAAGACCTATTACTGAAATCTGTTCAAGAAACAAATTGA
- a CDS encoding formylglycine-generating enzyme family protein, translated as MMRIRKICCGAFHLFVGGMLLTTVGCGGGSEQQVQRSPVKQKSSSVQDPKLKSISSKLKKRFQKKSKKPEMEGNPEDMFEVVDYVHNFEIQKPESTSRSDDLISVVLPAQGDVDSSTFLITASGKREEQGEPDSSFKLPEGFSAIAEAGYSLQGLPHRIRCARDYSEMVLVPAGVSIQGINDGEKNAEPQFTIYQNAFYIDVYEVTLEQYRRWRSEMIAQKGKIPSPAGNDLQPAQFPALGISYTDALNYARTMGKQLPLETQWEKAARGESGFQYPWGNGRPLWQRVRKLGQIDAVGTFPGDQSPYGVFDLAGNAREWCEDWYSNNPYQAAITLADAGVVRDWTGPKRSVIPSMRAVRGDQQAWNVWKRSGENMRKPPADVGFRCVLNLPEVSADSEAPKTSGSF; from the coding sequence ATGATGCGAATTCGAAAAATTTGTTGTGGGGCATTCCATTTATTCGTTGGGGGAATGTTGCTAACAACTGTTGGTTGTGGTGGTGGAAGCGAACAACAAGTACAACGATCTCCTGTGAAACAAAAATCTTCTTCGGTTCAAGATCCTAAACTGAAATCTATAAGTTCCAAGCTCAAAAAAAGATTTCAGAAGAAATCGAAAAAGCCAGAAATGGAAGGCAATCCGGAAGATATGTTTGAAGTTGTGGATTATGTTCATAACTTTGAAATTCAAAAACCCGAATCAACTAGTCGCTCTGATGACTTAATCTCAGTTGTGTTACCTGCACAAGGGGATGTCGATTCTTCTACTTTTTTGATTACCGCAAGTGGAAAGCGGGAAGAGCAAGGCGAACCTGATTCTTCGTTTAAGCTACCCGAAGGATTTTCTGCTATCGCAGAAGCTGGTTATTCATTACAAGGGCTGCCCCATCGAATTCGTTGTGCGCGGGATTATAGCGAAATGGTGTTGGTCCCTGCTGGAGTTTCGATTCAAGGAATAAATGATGGTGAAAAAAATGCAGAGCCTCAATTCACGATTTACCAGAATGCGTTTTACATTGATGTATATGAAGTGACTCTGGAACAATATCGGCGATGGCGTTCAGAGATGATTGCGCAAAAAGGAAAAATTCCTAGCCCCGCCGGCAATGATCTTCAACCAGCTCAGTTTCCTGCCTTAGGGATCTCCTATACCGATGCTCTCAACTATGCACGTACTATGGGCAAGCAGTTACCTCTTGAAACTCAGTGGGAAAAAGCGGCTCGCGGAGAATCCGGTTTCCAATATCCCTGGGGAAATGGGCGTCCGCTCTGGCAGAGAGTACGTAAGCTAGGACAAATTGATGCAGTGGGAACATTTCCTGGTGATCAAAGTCCCTATGGTGTTTTTGATTTGGCCGGTAATGCGCGAGAATGGTGTGAAGATTGGTATTCTAACAATCCTTATCAGGCTGCGATTACATTAGCTGATGCGGGAGTCGTCAGAGATTGGACGGGTCCTAAAAGATCTGTGATACCCAGCATGCGGGCAGTAAGAGGTGATCAACAAGCCTGGAACGTTTGGAAACGATCGGGAGAAAATATGAGGAAGCCTCCTGCTGATGTTGGGTTTCGTTGTGTTTTGAATCTTCCTGAAGTATCAGCCGATTCCGAAGCTCCAAAAACTTCTGGCTCATTTTGA
- a CDS encoding MarR family winged helix-turn-helix transcriptional regulator: MLQYDFEESIGYWITITSHFYQEALNQELIPYGITFRQFQVIGWLVYEGSLSQVELAERMMIEPPTLVRILDRMERDCWIKRENDPDDRRRKVVKVLPEAKPVWSQMVACLKRLRKKATQGMTPEQVEILKSLLMQVQENLGVTTSEYETA; this comes from the coding sequence ATGCTGCAATACGACTTTGAGGAAAGTATCGGGTATTGGATTACAATTACTTCGCATTTTTATCAAGAGGCATTAAATCAGGAATTGATACCTTATGGAATTACATTCCGTCAGTTTCAGGTGATTGGTTGGCTCGTTTATGAAGGCTCGCTTTCCCAAGTCGAATTGGCCGAACGCATGATGATCGAGCCACCAACGCTGGTTAGAATCCTGGATCGTATGGAGCGGGATTGCTGGATCAAACGTGAAAATGATCCCGATGATCGCCGCCGTAAAGTGGTGAAAGTTCTTCCTGAGGCAAAACCCGTTTGGTCGCAGATGGTGGCCTGTTTAAAGCGGCTCAGAAAAAAGGCGACTCAAGGTATGACACCGGAACAGGTTGAAATCTTGAAGTCGCTATTAATGCAGGTGCAGGAAAATCTCGGAGTGACGACTTCCGAGTATGAGACTGCATAA